From Sparus aurata chromosome 9, fSpaAur1.1, whole genome shotgun sequence, a single genomic window includes:
- the LOC115588623 gene encoding FAST kinase domain-containing protein 3, mitochondrial-like: protein MKSIACISSSVRAACQHTSACLPLNRAFIVCSPVGRCSNVDFACRRQEPCVTGVRNFHGTHVNTAVVQQVSAEPLLSHVPMPGKREDDLTVYQLARRVPPTAALIPAPSAALRPAPHLSQYSPYTKPQGEAAALVNMQSLFEGEVIPELCSRLADLPSSDRAEGLATLLGACVEFGLDAHSPLVRRLTDECLQLLSKRDIEVRQLCHLGEVARTLEGGRSGLVTEVLDAVGVVVEDDVISPSEAVRLYSLLALCHDPASQQQQTRTLYTLHRHTKRLVHQLTAGQVSEILRLLVKLQQRRSISLVMRLSHRASRVFKAFTDKEVMEVLSALVILGQHDEELLAAMEKHLPGRLEQADPEMIGAVMEYCLQTRYRSEPIFEAVAENFVSRGETHTTLQIAKQIVAMGRLNYLPQCSNQMFKKLESILSTRFSQFQPRSLIEVLHACIHLERFPLNYTSKVFSPYFLQRLQVQGEPLDKNALGYLTQLNLSASLECSYYRGPKLPFVLHVKKFSSLDQAFETPMESLLYKRVKGPLTELLGGHFYSTKIFTQGGYTIDVEICLDERGYVLPQSQWDHTYRRIALCLDGQNRFCSNTQHLLGKEATKRRHLRRMGYEVVQIPYFEFEKLGTLESRVQYLHNKIFPTIFKFKHGLTS from the exons ATGAAGTCCATCGCTTGCATCTCCTCGTCTGTCAGAGCAGCCTGTCAGCACACCTCAGCCTGTCTTCCTCTCAATCGTGCTTTTATTGTCTGCAGTCCGGTGGGCAGATGCTCCAATGTGGATTTTGCCTGCAGAAGGCAAGAACCGTGCGTAACCGGCGTGCGTAATTTCCATGGCACGCACGTGAACACCGCAGTGGTCCAGCAGGTGAGCGCAGAGCCCCTCCTCAGCCATGTGCCCATGCCAGGGAAAAGAGAGGATGACCTGACCGTGTACCAGCTCGCAAGACGTGTGCCACCTACAGCTGCACTGATACCAGCCCCGTCAGCTGCTCTGAGACCAGCCCCGCACCTCTCACAATACAGCCCATACACCAAACCACAAGGCGAAGCAGCCGCATTGGTCAACATGCAGTCTCTGTTTGAAGGGGAGGTGATCCCCGAGCTGTGCTCCAGGCTGGCAGACCTCCCCAGCAGTGACAGGGCAGAGGGGCTGGCAACTTTACTCGGAGCGTGTGTTGAGTTTGGCCTTGACGCACACAGCCCTCTGGTCCGCAGGCTGACAGACGAgtgcctgcagctcctctccaaAAGGGACATCGAGGTGAGGCAGCTCTGCCACCTTGGCGAGGTGGCTCGCACCCTGGAAGGCGGCCGGTCAGGCCTGGTCACAGAGGTCCTGGACGCTGTAGGCGTTGTAGTGGAAGATGATGTCATCTCCCCCAGCGAGGCTGTCAGATTGTACTCCCTGCTGGCTCTGTGTCACGATCCTgccagccagcagcagcagacgcgCACGCTGTACACTCTGCACAGGCACACCAAGAGGCTGGTGCACCAGCTGACAGCCGGACAAGTCAGCGAGATACTGCGGCTCCTTGTGAAGTTACAGCAGAGACGG TCCATTTCCCTGGTGATGAGGCTGAGTCACAGAGCATCGCGAGTCTTCAAAGCTTTCACCGACAAAGAAGTCATGGAGGTGCTCTCGGCGCTGGTGATCCTGGGGCAGCATGATGAAGAGCTCCTGGCTGCCATGGAGAAACACCTGCcag gacgGCTGGAACAAGCCGATCCGGAGATGATCGGGGCCGTCATGGAGTACTGCCTGCAAACGAGGTACCGCTCCGAGCCGATCTTCGAGGCCGTGGCTGAGAACTTTGTGTCCCGGGGTGAAACGCACACCACCCTTCAGATAGCCAAACAGATTGTCGCCATGGGGAGACTCAACTATCTGCCACAG TGCTCCAACCAGATGTTTAAGAAGCTGGAGAGCATTCTGTCAACAAGGTTTTCCCAGTTCCAGCCTCGCTCCCTGATCGAGGTGTTGCACGCCTGCATCCACCTGGAGCGCTTCCCACTCAACTACACGTCCAAGGTCTTCAGCCCGTACTTCCTGCAGAGGCTCCAAG TGCAGGGGGAGCCATTGGACAAGAACGCACTTGGATACCTGACACAGCTGAATCTCTCCGCCTCATTAGAATGCAGTTACTACAGG GGTCCCAAACTGCCCTTCGTCCTGCATGTGAAGAAGTTCTCCTCTTTGGACCAAGCCTTTGAGACACCCATGGAGAGTCTCCTGTACAAACGAGTCAAAGGGCCGCTTACAGAACTGCTGGGGGGACATTTTTACTCCACCAAGATCTTTACCCAAGGTGGATACACGATAG atgtgGAAATATGCCTGGATGAGAGGGGATATGTTCTGCCTCAGTCTCAGTGGGATCACACTTACAGAAG GATAGCACTGTGTTTGGATGGTCAGAACCGATTCTGCAGCAACACGCAACACCTGCTGGGGAAGGAGGCCACTAAGAGGAGACACCTCCGCAGGATGGGCTATGAGGTGGTGCAG ATCCCGTACTTTGAATTCGAGAAGCTGGGAACTTTGGAGAGTCGGGTCCAGTATCTTCACAACAAGATCTTTCCCACCATCTTCAAGTTCAAACATGGACTTACGTCTTAG